GGCTTTATTCGGTCGCAGCGAACAGGGCATGGTTGGTACACCGTTTGGATTTCCGTTCACCACTGGGGATGAATGGACGAGTCTTGAAATGACGCGCCGGGGTAAGCCCGTTTATATCGATATGCAGACCAGGGCTGTATCGTGGCAAGGCGATGATGCGACTTTAGCCACCTTAAGGAATGTGACGGAGCGACATGAAGTAGAGGTCATCGTCGCGATGCAGTTAAAAGCAATGGAAGCGACGGCGAACGGTATCTTTATCACAGATGCAAAAGGACGGATGAAATGGGTCAATGATGCGATCACTCGTATATCGGGATACGGACGCGAAGAGTTGATCAGTCAGCCGGCGGATCTTTTGAGGTCAGACACACATGACACTGCGTTTTTCGAGGACATGTGGGCCAAGATAACATTAGGTCAAACGTGGCGTGGACAGATCACAAACCGTCATAAAGAGGGGCACACATATACAGCCGAGCAGAGCATCACTCCTATTCATGATAAGGCGGGTCGTTTAACTCACTTTGTCGCCATTCAAGAAGACGTGACAGCGAAGCTTAAGGCGCAGGAAGATATTGTACGGCTGGCTGAAATTGATTCACTCACCAATCTGCCGAACCGGGATTTGTTTATGGATCGTGTTGGCACAGCGCTTGAGCGTGCGGCACGTAGTGATCGTCAGGTTGCTGTTATCGTGATGGACCTTGATCACTTCAAAGACATTAACAACACGCTGGGCCACGATGTTGGCGATGACATAATTATTAGTGTGACCAAGCGTGTCAAAGATCTGATGCGCACGACAGACACGATGGCCCGCCTAGGTGGCGATGAATTTGGCGTTTTGATTGAAGACTTGGAGAATATGAATGCTGCTAGCCGAATGGTGAGACGCATTCTTGACACCTTTGACGAGCCGCTTGTCATTAATCAGAGAGTTATAAAATTGACGGCGAGTATAGGCATTTCAGCTTATCCAGAAGATGACGTCGATCCTCTTAATCTGATGCGTCATGCTGAACTTGCGATGTATAGATCAAAGGCAGATGGGGGGCACGCGTTCCAGTATTTTGATCAGGCTATGGATGATGAGATTCGGTCTAGGGTTAGTCTGGAACGCGACTTAAGAGAGGCCATTAAAGAACAACAACTCTGGCTCGCCTATCAGCCCCAAATTAATCTGAAGACTGGAGAAGTGATTGGCGCGGAAGCGTTGTTGCGCTGGTCCCATCCTCAACTTGGATTTATTTCGCCTGGCGCGTTTATTCCTATTGCAGAAGCCTGCGGTCTTATTTTGCCGATTGGGGATTGGATTATAGAGGAAATTTGCCGCCAGACTTCAGTTTGGCGCGCTGCGGGCATGCCGCACATACAAATTGGTATCAATATTTCTGGTCACCAATTTAAGCAGCGGGAGTTGGCTACACAGGTGTTGGGGCAGTTGAGTCGTAAGGGCCTTGATATCGATGCTGTTGATCTTGAAATTACAGAAACCGTTGCAATGGAACGCACAGAACAAGTTACGCGCAATGTCGATCAGCTTGTGGAGGCTGGTATCAGCATTTCTATGGATGATTTTGGAACCGGGTATTCGTCGCTCTCAAATCTTCAGGCATTTCCTGTGCGGCGTCTAAAAGTTGATGGGTCATTTGTGCGTGGAATTGGATCCCATCAAGGCGATGAAAAAATCATAGAGGCTGTTGTTGGGCTCGGACACTCAATGGGACTAACTGTCATCGCCGAAGGTGTGGAAACAGAAGAACAAGTCGCGTTTCTCAAAGACCGGGCGTGCGATGAAATACAGGGGTATTTGATCAGCAAGCCGCTGCCAGCTGTTGAGTTTGAGGCTTTTCTAGCAAACCGCACTCAACACGCGGTGCATTAACGAATTTTTCCATGTATTGCGAATAACGGGAGCGTGAGCGTTGATGGTCGTTCATTAGCAATTTCGTAGCGGGTTTTAGAGTTGGGCCCGTGCGACAGGCGCCTGCGCCGGTCTTAATATAGGTCTGAGCACAAAAGCTGTGAGCAGACTGGCATGATTGCGCCTGAGCCCCTATAAAAGTCCGTTTTTTGAACTTCAGCAGGGGTGACCGGTGGGCATCAACAGTATGACCGGATTCGCGCGCAGCGAGGGTGTCGCCCTGGATGGCGCTTTGTCTTGGTCCTGGGAGGTCCGCAGCGTCAATGGTAAGGGGCTTGATGTCAGATTGCGTTTGCCATCCGGTCTTGAAGCTTTGGAGCCTGCCGTCCGCAAGGGCGTCGCCCAACATCTGACCCGTGGCAATATCAATCTCACGCTCTCGGCGACATATACGGATGAGTCCTCCGGTTATCAGGTTAATGAAGCTTTTCTGGATGCCCTGATTGACCTTTCTGCCCGTAAGGTTGCGGCGCATGAGAATAAAGTCCGTGTGGCTTCTATTGATGGGCTTTTGGCGGTGAAAGGTGTTGTTGAGGCCGCTGATCAGGATCTCAAGTCAGAGCGTGACCGTGCGGCGCGATCTGAGGCCCTGTTGTCAGGGTTGTCCAGCGCCTTGAGTGCCGTGGTGGACGCGCGGGCCGCGGAAGGAGCGCACTTGGGTGCACTGCTGAATGATCAACTTGACCAGATTGATGCTTTGGTCGTCCGGGCGACAAATCTTGCTGCGGTTCAGCCGGCTGCGCTGAAGGCGCGCCTCAAAGCCCAGGTGGATGCGCTCTTAGAAGCGTCCCCTGCATTATCTGAAGAACGCCTTACACAAGAAGCAGCGTTGTTGGCAGCGAAAGCAGACATCAGAGAAGAACTGGACCGCCTCGTCGGACATGTGGCCCAAGGGCGTGACATGCTGGCAAAAGGTGGCGCCTGTGGGCGCCGCTTGGAGTTTTTATCTCAAGAGTTCAATCGTGAAGCCAACACGTTGTGTGCTAAGTCGTCGGACTCTGATTTGACCAACCTCGGCCTGGAGTTAAAGGCTGTGATTGATCAATTTCGAGAGCAGATACAAAATGTTGAATAGACCAAGGGCAGGGGGATTCAGCCACAATGGCACAGTCACCTATCGAACATAGGGGCCTCATGTTGGTTCTGTCTTCACCCTCTGGTGCCGGCAAGAGCACCATTGCCCGTGCGCTCTTGGAGCGAGAAGACGACCTATATATGTCTGTCTCTATGACCACCC
This genomic stretch from Rhodospirillaceae bacterium harbors:
- a CDS encoding EAL domain-containing protein — protein: MNTDARTFEPASSAFEKSMGLNLLDCVLSGTTVAALVIDESHKVIWANRAFEKLTGFGAAATLGHSIERFGAGRGTPTIADCAWSASQLGRTAACKIYLPTAGGDDVPALLEMSSLTNFSGQSCLVATLTGDSKANSAASDRDASAVHDIVAKCQDGLLVIDKRGAIAFCNASAAALFGRSEQGMVGTPFGFPFTTGDEWTSLEMTRRGKPVYIDMQTRAVSWQGDDATLATLRNVTERHEVEVIVAMQLKAMEATANGIFITDAKGRMKWVNDAITRISGYGREELISQPADLLRSDTHDTAFFEDMWAKITLGQTWRGQITNRHKEGHTYTAEQSITPIHDKAGRLTHFVAIQEDVTAKLKAQEDIVRLAEIDSLTNLPNRDLFMDRVGTALERAARSDRQVAVIVMDLDHFKDINNTLGHDVGDDIIISVTKRVKDLMRTTDTMARLGGDEFGVLIEDLENMNAASRMVRRILDTFDEPLVINQRVIKLTASIGISAYPEDDVDPLNLMRHAELAMYRSKADGGHAFQYFDQAMDDEIRSRVSLERDLREAIKEQQLWLAYQPQINLKTGEVIGAEALLRWSHPQLGFISPGAFIPIAEACGLILPIGDWIIEEICRQTSVWRAAGMPHIQIGINISGHQFKQRELATQVLGQLSRKGLDIDAVDLEITETVAMERTEQVTRNVDQLVEAGISISMDDFGTGYSSLSNLQAFPVRRLKVDGSFVRGIGSHQGDEKIIEAVVGLGHSMGLTVIAEGVETEEQVAFLKDRACDEIQGYLISKPLPAVEFEAFLANRTQHAVH
- a CDS encoding YicC/YloC family endoribonuclease — encoded protein: MTGFARSEGVALDGALSWSWEVRSVNGKGLDVRLRLPSGLEALEPAVRKGVAQHLTRGNINLTLSATYTDESSGYQVNEAFLDALIDLSARKVAAHENKVRVASIDGLLAVKGVVEAADQDLKSERDRAARSEALLSGLSSALSAVVDARAAEGAHLGALLNDQLDQIDALVVRATNLAAVQPAALKARLKAQVDALLEASPALSEERLTQEAALLAAKADIREELDRLVGHVAQGRDMLAKGGACGRRLEFLSQEFNREANTLCAKSSDSDLTNLGLELKAVIDQFREQIQNVE